The proteins below are encoded in one region of Mangifera indica cultivar Alphonso chromosome 7, CATAS_Mindica_2.1, whole genome shotgun sequence:
- the LOC123221059 gene encoding 50S ribosomal protein L3, chloroplastic, which yields MQISSLSAIGQCPTWSSSPIPSLKCTFLSTTKTSLLFSSKKPLICTHRTRPTHIVSMSTEAGIGVMGTKLGMMSFFEPDGTVVPVTVVGFREGNIVTQVKTTATDSYDAVQVGYRRVRDRKLTKPEMGHLQKSEIIPLRHLQEFRLQSVDGFEAGQKLVFDELFKEGDLVDVSGTTIGKGFQGGIKRHNFKRGLMTHGSKSHRALGSIGAGTTPGKVYKGKKMPGRMGGTKRKIRKLKIVKIDNDLRVVMIKGAVPGKPGNLLRIAPAKIVGKNIPKN from the exons ATGCAAATCTCTTCCCTTTCTGCAATTGGGCAATGCCCAACATGGTCATCTTCACCAATCCCATCTCTAAAATGTACGTTCCTTTCCACCACCAAAAcctctcttcttttctcctcCAAAAAACCACTCATTTGCACCCACAGAACACGCCCAACTCACATTGTTTCCATGAGCACCGAAGCTGGAATCGGTGTCATGGGCACTAAACTTGGAATGATGTCGTTCTTTGAACCAGACGGCACCGTAGTTCCGGTCACTGTCGTTGGGTTTCGAGAAGGGAACATTGTGACTCAGGTTAAGACCACTGCCACTGATAGCTATGATGCCGTTCAAGTTGGGTACAGAAGAGTTAGGGATAGGAAATTGACGAAACCTGAGATGGGTCATCTGCAGAAGTCCGAAATTATACCTCTGAGGCATTTGCAGGAGTTTAGGTTGCAGTCTGTTGATGGATTTGAAGCGGGCCAAAAGTTGGTTTTTGATGAGCTTTTTAAGGAGGGGGATCTTGTTGATGTTTCCGGGACTACTATTGGAAAGGGGTTTCAAG GTGGAATCAAGAGACACAATTTCAAAAGGGGTCTAATGACCCATGGTTCCAAGAGTCATAGAGCTTTGGGTTCTATTGGTGCTGGAACAACACCTGGTAAAGTGTACAAAGGGAAGAAGATGCCTGGCCGGATGGGAGGGACCAAAAGGAAGATCAGAAAACTCAAGATTGTGAAAATCGACAATGATCTTCGTGTTGTGATGATAAAAGGTGCTGTCCCTGGTAAGCCAGGAAATCTTCTGCGTATAGCACCGGCTAAGATTGTTGGGAAAAACATACCAAAGAATTAG